From the genome of Zea mays cultivar B73 unplaced genomic scaffold, Zm-B73-REFERENCE-NAM-5.0 scaffold_136, whole genome shotgun sequence, one region includes:
- the LOC118473793 gene encoding 30S ribosomal protein S7, chloroplastic: MSRRGTAEKRTAKSDPIFRNRLVNMVVNRIMKDGKKSLAYQILYRAVKKIQQKTETNPLLVLRQAIRRVTPNIGVKTRRNKKGSTRKVPIEIGSKQGRALAIRWLLEASQKRPGRNMAFKLSSELVDAAKGSGGAIRKKEATHRMAEANRALAHFR, translated from the coding sequence ATGTCACGTCGAGGTACTGCAGAAAAAAGAACCGCAAAATCCGATCCAATTTTTCGTAATCGATTAGTTAACATGGTGGTTAACCGTATTATGAAAGACGGAAAAAAATCATTGGCTTATCAAATTCTCTATCGAGCCGTGAAAAAGATTCAACAAAAGACAGAAACAAATCCACTATTGGTTTTACGTCAAGCAATACGTAGAGTAACTCCCAATATAGGAGTAAAAACAAGACGTAATAAAAAAGGATCGACGCGGAAAGTTCCGATTGAAATAGGATCTAAACAAGGAAGAGCACTTGCCATTCGTTGGTTATTAGAAGCATCCCAAAAGCGTCCGGGTCGAAATATGGCTTTCAAATTAAGTTCCGAATTAGTAGATGCTGCCAAAGGGAGTGGGGGTGCCATACGCAAAAAGGAAGCGACTCATAGAATGGCAGAGGCAAATAGAGCTCTTGCACATTTTCGTTAA